GTCACGAAATTCGGATGCGGCGAGATGACCCGGTCTGGAAGCTCGACCTCTGCCGCTGTTTCGGCGCTTTCCTCACGCGTGAACGCTACGCTCATGTCTATCCTTCCAATGCCGAAGCGAGGCCAATCTCATGCAACGATTGAAGGGTCCAAATGGCTCCCTTCGATCGTGGATTATCGGCCGGTGACGCCGCCGCGGTCGACGCGATTACGCAAGGCGTGCAACCGGGTCTCCATTTTGTCGCGAATGCATTCATTGATGGCAGGGCCCGGATGCGCACTATGATGCGAGGCCCAGCCGCAGCCGCTGCGTTGTTTTATAAAGGCGAGCTGGCTTTGCGCGAGCCCATGGCGGTCATCGCCTGAAAATTCTGCCAGTCCGCGATCGTAGAGCGCGGCGATCTCACGGTCCATGGCGACGAATTCGGGCGACTCGCAGATCGTCTTTTCGATCGTCGTCGACGCTTTTTTGCAATTGATGGGCGGTGTCGCGGCACACGCGGGCACCGCCGCCGAAAAACACGCCCCAGCCGTGAAAGCGAATGCAAGAATCCTTCTAGCTTTCATTCCCCAATCCTTGTGATCAGCGGTGTCGATGGGTCTCACTCTAACGCAGGATAGATCGCGTGCAATGAGAGAGCAGGGTGAAAAAAGCGATCATCGCGGAGGCGATGAATCCACCTCGTGCGAAAATACATATGTTCCCGGCCATACGTCTTGTCTGGATGCAGGACGATGCCGCGCGACGCGGATTCCCTGTGGATGAGCACCGACTCCGGAACGAAGACAGTCGCCCATCCGTGTTCCGCCAACCGCAAGCAGAGGTCTATATCGTTGAGCTCGACCGGCAAATTCACGGCGTCGAAACCGCTCACCGCATCGAACTTGCGCTTCTCCACGGCGAGGCAGGCAGCGGTGACCGACGAAACCTCATGCGGCACACGCAATCGCCCGAGATAGCCTGGGTCGTCTTTTGGCAAGGTTCTTTCAAAGTGACCGGCGCGGCCACCCATGCCGAGCACGACGCCCGCATGTTGCACGCGCCCGTTTGGATAGAGCAATTTTGCACCAACGGCGCCGACGCCCGGCCGCTGCGCCCAGTGAAGCAATGGCTCGAGCCACGTCTCGTCGATGATTTCCGTATCGTTGTTCAGAAACATGAGCACCGGCGCGAGGGCTTCTGCCGCCGCATCATTGCAAAAACTGGCGAAATTGAATGCCCCCGGACGCGATATCACGCGGAAGTGCGGCTCATGCGCCAATTGGTCGAGCAGACGGCGCGCTTGGCTTTGTTCGGTTCCATTATCGACGACGATGATCTCGATACCGTCCAGGCATGTCTTCCTCCGAAGGCTTTCGACACAGGTGCTGAGAAGATCGAATCTGTCCTTTGTCGGAATGATGAGGGTCGCGCGCGGAGAGAACCCCGAAGCGATGCTCACACGCCCGCTTTTTTCGGTGTGTGGCGCATGGGCGTAAGCCGGGGGTGCGCCACGCCGGGATCGCATGACCCGCCTGATGTGTGCGACCTCGGCCTTTAACCGCGTCTCGCCGGACAGGTTTTCAGCCGGCCGCAGCCATTCGATCGCGCTTGGCATACGCTCTTTCAGAAAGCAGACACGAAAAAACGTCGCCGTGCCGGTGAGACCCATGCCGACGGCGGCGCTCCAATCCGGTCTGAGCTGCGGAGCGAAATGGCGGCCGTCTTTGCCGACGAACTCCTCATCTCCGTAGAAAATATCCGTCTTCGAATGGCGGCTGCCCATTTCGACAAAGACGGGAAGTGAATAGGCCGGAATTGAATCAGACATCGCAATGGGCGCTATGAAATCATCGTCCGACAGACCGTGGAGCAAGTCCGCGCCAAGCCGATCCGGCGAAATGATCGCAAGCTTCGTGCTCAAGCCGGCGTCTTGCCGCGCGGAAAATGCGAAGTCCTTCGATGGCGCGACAATAGCAATCGACCAGTTCGGATAGGATTGAGTATCAAGTTCCGACAGAAGGCGTGTTACGTCCGCAGCGCTTGCGCCGTCTGGAAAGCCGAGAAACCTGACATGCGGCCCGCGGGTCCAATCCGTTCTTGGAACATCGAATTGATCGAGGTCGAGTTGCCTCGTTCTCCGTTCGCGCCATTCATTGTAAGTTGCGAAACTTTGTGCCGAGAGCGCCTTCTTAAATTCCACTTTTGCAAAATGGCGAAGCCCAATGAGTTCGGCGCCGATGCCGAGCAGGCAATGGCGGGCATTTTGCCGGAGCGCACGCCAGAGCATCTGGGCCTGTGAGAGCGTGGCAAAATGATCGATCGCAAAGCTGAAGGGACCCGCGCGATTGGTCGGCGATATCCAAATCTCGCGCGTGTCTTTCGGGATATATCCGATCCAAATGGCCCGGCCGAATAAGGCGCCGGGCAGAATTTCATCGTGGTAGGCATCTCTCGAAAAACATCGCAGCACCGGCCGGGCCAAGGGATCGAAGAAACCCGTCGCGTATTGGAGTTCGATCCAGCAGCCGTGCGGCACGGGAGACTCAAAGTCGAGACGCAGCCAGGGTTCATCGCAGAGGGCCGAATATGATTTTTCATCCTGCTCGACATCCCGGGCGGCGCTCAACCCTACAATTGGAAAGCCGCTATGCGTCATGACCATGCGCTCATCCAACGGTCCGGCGTGCGAAAACCGAAAATGAAGGTCCGTTTGGATGAGCGGGTTCGTCATGCGCTATTCGTATATCGGCAAATCCGAGCGCTTTTATGATAGACAAGATGTCGTCCTTCTCCATCCAGCAATGAAGATCATGCATCCCGCCGCAGAACGCCTTGTTGCGCCAAGCCCCATGGTAGCTGCGCTTGTGAAAGCGGACCTTCATACCGTGCCGCTCCTGCGTCTGGGCAGGGCCGACAAAAGCTTGCCGCCTTGGGTCGCCGACCGGCATGGCATCGTCGTTCGCATAATGCGTCCAAAGATAGAAGGCATCGGTCTTTTGCGCGATCAGTTCCAGCAGGCGCACGGGATCCTGCATATGATAGAGAACTCCAGACGCAATGATGAAGTCGTAATGGTCTTGCCTCTGGTCCAGCCAATCGGTGAAGTCGCCTAGAAAAAACTTCGCATGTTCGAGACAAAGAAGCTCCTTGACGACAAGGCAGCGCAAGAACGAGAGCTTGTTCGCTTCGATCGAATGGATGGTGCCGGCGCCGCTGCGCTCGAGGAGATAGGTATGCGCGGCTTCGAGCGGTCCGAGTTCGAGGATCTTGCGCCCCTCGACCGAGCCGAACTGCTCGATCGCCCAGATGATCCTTGGATCATTGTAGAAAGCGCCAATTCCGGCCATCGCGCCGACGTGATCGGGAAGCGCATGGTTCCAGCCGGGGAGGGCGTCGACGGCATTTTGTGCGCTCGGCATGCCGGTCGCATATTCGTCGAGCACGGCGCCATGATCGTCGCCGTTGCGGGTCGCTTTTCCATCCATCGTTCGGTCGATCACGTCGGCAGCCTTGCGCAGCCCGCGGGTCATGAGCCGTGTCAGTGACAATAAACTCTCCCCGTCTCAGTCAGCCGCCCATGACATATCGGACGGCTGCAAGCACGAAAGGTTGGAATGAGGACTCATCGCGCGCCCGGGAGCTGTTTTAGAAAAACCGGCTTTGGCTCCGAGTGATGCTTCGAATACCAGGGATTGAACGCGCGATCTTCAAATATGTCGGTCCGATGCCGGGTTCGCAAGCTTTGTTGATCCTTGCGAAACCGTGCGATCTTATCGGGGGCTTCGTCGCTGCCGCGCGATGCGGATTCGTGATGAAGAAGCGTCGCGAAAGGCGTCCAGACAACCCGAAATCCTTGCGTTATGGCGCGCAGGCAATAATCCACATCATTATAGGCGATTCCGAAAGTCGTCTCGTCGAAGAGCCCGACTCGTTCGATGCATGAACGGGTGATGAGCATGCACGCCGCGGTTACCGCCGACAGGGATTGGCGAACCCGCAGGCGGCCCATCGGCCCCGGGAAACTCTCGTTGCGCCCGATGAACCAATGTCCCGCAAGGCCGCCCAGCCCGGCGATGACGCCGGCATGCTGGAGCGTTCCATTGGGATAGAGCAATTTAGCGCCTACGATTCCGGTTCCGGGATAATCGAGGCAAGAGACCATTTCCTTGAGCCAATTGCCATGCAGGATCTCGATGTCATTGTTCAGAAGCAGGATCAGATCGCCCTTTGCCAATCCGATGCCGCGATTGACCGAGCTGGAAAAATTGAAGTGCTCTTCCTTGATCGACGCCGTAAATTCAATTCCGCTGCGGCGATAGTTCTCATAAAGCGCCAAGACTTCGGGGCTTTTCGAGCCATTGTCGACGACAATGATCTCCAAGGCTGGATAGTCGGTCTTCGCCGTCAAGCCCTCAAGAAGCTTGGAGACGAGTAGCAAGGCGTCGCGATTGGGGATGATGACCGAAACGAGCGGCCATTCGGTGCGCTCCAAGTCAAATCGCAGGCGATGGAGATCGGCCGCGAGGGCAGGGCCAACCTGCGCGGGCCGCGCGTCTGTTGCATAAGCTTCTCCAATGGCGCGGCGCGCATTTGCCGTCGCACTCTCCAAATGTTTCGTCGAGAAACTGCCGCCGTGCCGGCGCCAGAGATAGGCGGGATAGGGCAAATGCAGAATCTCGCTGGCGCGCAGCCCGGCCGTGTAGCGGAGAAGAAGATCGTAATCTTGCGATCCTTGAAATCCGTCGCGCAGGCCGCCGATTTTCAAAACGCGGCTCCGGCGATAGAGAGAAAGGTGATTGATATAATTGACACCAGATAGCAGCACCTCGTCCCAGGCAGGCTTCAGGAAATAGTCGACGGGCCTGAGACGGCCATTGGCGATGATCTCGTCGGTATAAAGAAACTGGCATTCGGGCGCGCTGCCAAGGGCCTTGGCGATCTGCAAAACCGCGAATGGCGCCAAGGCGTCATCATGATCGAGAAGCCCAACCCAGGCTCCGGCAGCGCGGGCAATCCCCTGATTGGTCGCTGCGGCTATGCCGTGATTTTCCGCGCTCCTCACGGTCGTCAAGCCCGGCGTAGCGGCAATCTTATCCAACCAAGCACGCGTTTCGGGTGAGGTTGAACCGTCATCGCTCAGGATGAGTTCGCAGAGTTCGCTGGGCTGGCTCAAAAAGGAGGCCAATAAATCGTCGAGATGTTTTTGCTTCGTGTTGAAGATGGGCACCACGAATGAAATCAAAGGACCATGCCCGGTCTCGGGTCTCGCTTGTGCCTGTCGAACGGATTGCTCCGCGGCCAGTCTGACAACGTGGCGGAAATGCGAGGCGATGCTTCGCCGAAACGGGAAGCGAAAGCCGGTGAAGGCGACGCGCAATATCCAACGTTTTCGTTTAAAAGAGCGGGCTCTACGCTGCGCTTTCGCAGAGATGCCGGATGGGCGCGAAGGCGGGCTGTCGCTTAAATCTTCAAGCTCGCCTTGGCTAAAGTTGCGAGGCCTGTAAATGCGCCCTTCTTGGCGTCCGTGCAGCAGCCAGTGAAAGGCGCCCGACTCGACTTTGCCGTCTCGGACCGCCCCGGCCACATCGGCATTGAGACGGAGATAGCCTTCTTCATCGAAGTCATCCGGGAGCTCGTCAAAACTCACCCGCTTCAGACTGATGGAAAGAAAGCTCATAGGGCGCCATTTTGCCGAGCGTGACAGCGTCAAGTTATACGGCCCGGGGCCCGATTCCGCAATTTGAGCGGACGCAGCCCAGTTGCGACGTAGAAAGACTTTTCTCCTGATTTGAGAATATATTCAAGAATACCCGCGATATTTTTGGTATATTGCTGCGTCATCTGAGGAGCATAGAAGACATCGTTTAAATATATCGAGGCGCGATTCTGGCCTTTTAGCCGGAAAAACTATTCACCGTATCCGTAATTTTGTTCAACTTCCCTAAAGTTGTTCGGCGAAGCAATCGGCTTTATCCTTACAAAAATGCTAGCCGTAATTCGATGATTCAGCTCGATCGCATATTCAAATTCTACCGGACGGAAGGGCATGTCAAAATCGTCCTCGACCATGTGTCGACCGTCTTCGAAAGCGGCCGTTCTTACGGGCTGATGGGCGTGAACGGCGCGGGCAAATCGACGACGCTGCGGCTCATCGCGGGGACCGAGTTGCCAAATTCAGGCCGGATTCGCCGCTCCGTTCGCGTCTCTTGGCCGCTCGGTTTTGCGGGAGGATTTCATCCGTTGATGACAGGCCGGGAAAACATCAAATTCGTTGCCAGAGCCTATGGCGAAGATATCCGCAAAGTCATCGACTTCGTCGAAGATTTTTCCGAACTCGGCGATTATGTCGACGTGCCGGTCAGGACCTATTCGTCGGGCATGATGGCGCGTCTCGCTTTTGGGCTTTCGATGGCGATCGATTTCGATTGCTATCTCATCGATGAGATCACAGCCGTCGGCGACACGCGCTTCCAGGCGAAATGCAGGGATGCCTTCAACAGGCGCCGCGAAAACTCCGATCTCATTATGGTCTCGCATTCCATGCAGACGATAAAGGACTATTGCGACCGGGGAGCCGTTGTCGTGGATGGTCAAATCATAGCGTTCGAATCCGTCGACAAAGCGATCGAGGCCTATAACCGTTTGAACCGTTGAGGCTCTCAATTTTCAGGGGCGCAATCCGTCCGGCCACAGTGCCGCCAAGGAAACGATGATGGAAATCGAAGAGGGTTCGCCAGGCGAACAACGGTCATCGGCGCTTGAACGGGCGCGTGTCGTCTCGCAAGCGCTCTCCGATGCGGCGCGGCGTGCGCGGTTTTCGACGCGCAGCCGCCGCGCTTATGCCGGGGGTGGATTTCAGGCACGTCGCGGCGCCGCAGCCGTACGTTGGGCTATTTTCATCAGTTTCCAGCTTATCGTCGTCATTCCAAGCGTCATAGGTGCGATCTATTATATTTTCATCGCCTCCGATCAATATGTCGCCGAAGCGCAATTCACCGTCTTCGGCAGCGAAATGCCGGCGGTCGACGGTTTGGGCTCGTTCACGGGCATACCGCTGATGGCGATCATCCAGGACACGCAGATCGTCACCAATTACATTGAAAGCCGCGCCGCCGTCGAACAGCTCGAAAAGACGATCGGTCTCCGCGAGCTCTATTCGACCCCGGACGCTGATTGGTTCTCGCGTTTCAATGCGCAAAAGCCAATCGAAAAACTTGTCAAATATTGGCACAATAAGATCGATGTATCGATCAAAATGCCGGCCGGTATCGTCGAGATCAAAGTGCGGGCTTTCAAACCGGAGGACGCCGCGCGCATTGCGCAGGCGGTTCTGTCGATGAGCGAAACGCTGATCAACGTCATGAACGACCGCATGAACAAGGATGCCGTCTCGAATGCCGAAGAGGAGCTGAACCGAACGACCGCGCGTCTGACGCTGGCTCGCATTGCTCTTGAGCGCGCACGCAACGATGAAGGTCTGCTCGATACGCAGAAAACCGCCGAATCACTGAATAAGCTGATCACGGATAGCCGCTCCGCATATCTGGCACTTCAGCAAGACTATACGTCCCAACTCAAATGGGTCTCGGACAGCGCGCCGCAGATGCGGGCGTTGAAGTCGCGCATCAACGCGATGGCGGACCAGATCGCGGAACTCGAATCGAAATTGACAAATACGAGGCTGAGTTCTGCCACTCAGCCCACGCTTGCAACATCGATGACAAAATTCGCGGGATTGGACCTGGAGCGGCAGATCGCCGAACGTCTCTATGCGGGAGCGGCCACTTCGCTTGAACTCGCACGCCTCGCGGCTGAGAATAAGATGATGTATATTCGAATCTCGGTCAATCCAGCCGTCCCGCAGGCTCCGCAGTATCCGCGCCGGCTTCTCTATTCATTTTTGATCTTCGCGGGGCTGCTGGCGATCTGGGGACTCTGTTGCGGACTGGCTATAACCGTCCGCAACCACATGGCATGATGCCGAGAGCAGGGGAATGCTATTCAATTTAGAGGCTGACACCGGCGACCGAGTGATCGGCTATGTCGTTCCCGACGGCTTTTCGGGCATCCCGGCCATCAGCGTCTGCAGCAGGGGGCGAGAGCTTCTCAAATTTCATGCAAATGAAGTGCGCCAGTCTTTGGTCGCCGCCGGGCGTCATGAGAGCGGGACATGCGGCTTTACGCTCGATACGGCCATCCTGCCCGATCTTCCAGCCCTGCAAGAGCTCGAACTCTTCGATGTTGAAACGGGTCTATTGATCTACCGGCGGCCGGGCAAAGACATCATCAAAAAGAAACTCTTGCGACTTGAGACGCATTTCTTTCCGCTTTGGCGTTTTGACAGCGCGCTTCACGGCAGGTTTCAATATTTCGCCAAAGGCGTCGAACAATTGGGCCGTGAAACGGTCACGCAGCTCTTTTTGCTGAACCAGGTCGAATCGGCATTCATCAGCGGCCGGATTCTCTATAAAAATTACGCTTATTTCATCGAGTCAGGTTTTCAAACGGTTGCCATCCTTCATGATCCCTACGAGGAACTCGCGGAGCGCTTGCTCGTCTTGAGCAAACTCAGACAACTCGGTTCCGAACATCTCGGCATGCGCGACAGCATGAGCCTGCAGGCGGCGATCAATTTCGCGCAAAACCTTCCCTTCGCCGAAGAGAAAGCGCTCAATCGCGCGATTCGAAACATGCCCGCCGACGTCGCCGCGGCCTTTACGAATCCGGTCACCCGCCAATTGACGACGGCGACGCCGGACGAAATGCCGAGCGGCGGCGCGGTCGCTTTGGCTTTGGACCTGCTTGCCTCTTTCGCCATAGTGGGGCTACGCCGTGAGCCGGGAAAGTTCATCTCCGGACTGGCCGAGCTTTTGGATATGGACGAGAGGTCCTTGCCGGATATTCCGCATTTGACAGCCGTCGCGCCGCTGGCAAAACAGCTGAAAAATCTACCGGAGCTCGAAATCCTCCTCGAAAAAGACCTTGAACTTTATCACTATGTCGACGAGGCCTTCAAAAAATAGGCATAATACCGGCGCCGGGACGAAAGGAACTCCGGTAAGGACTTCGGATGGGTCAGGAAAGCAAAGTCGAACCCAAGACGGCCTTCGCGGCGCAGGCGAGGCTCGCCCGCGTGTCGGCTGAAGATGCCGTCGTCAGCGTCCCGAAAGGCTTCGTGCAGCGGCTTTTCGACGGCGCGGTTCGGCGCGTCTCCAAGTCGCCCGTGCCGGACTGGAAGCAGCTCCCGGTGCGCTTACCCGTCAAGCGGCCCTCCGCCTATCTTCTCAGTTTCGTGCTGGCGGTCGTGGTGCCGTCCTTTATCGCGATCCTCTATCTCGCCTTCATCGCCTCCGACCAATATGTATCGGAGGCCCGTTTTGCCATCCGCGCCGCGGAGATCGACTTCGGCGGCAGCAGGCAGCAGGGCGCGTCGACCCTCTCAGCCGGATCGATCGGCAGCATGCCGTCGCTGGCCGGTCAAGAGGCCTATGTCGTGACAGGCTATATTCATAGCCATGCCATCATCGACGATCTGTCGAAAGAGGTGGACCTGCGTGAGATCTTCCGGCGGCCGGAAGCAGACTTCTGGGCCAGGCTGAAATCCCATGCGAGCGCCGAAGATCTCCTCAGCTATTGGAACAGCATGGTCATGACGTCGATTGACGGACCGTCGGGCATTGTCACGGTCTATGCCCGCGCCTTCCGGCCGGACGATGCTTTGAAGCTCACGCAAGCCATCGTCCGCGCCAGCGAAAAGCTCGTCAACGACATTTCGGCGCGCGCCCGCAATGACACGATGAAACGGGCCGAGGAGGAGGTGCGCGCCACCGAAAGCCGGGTCCGCCAAGTGCTCGCAGATATGCGCAGCTATCGTGACAGGGAAGGCTTCATCGACCCGACCGTCGCAGCGACCTCGACGGGCAAGCTTCTCGTCGAGGCCATGTCGGAAAAGATCAAGCTTCAGAACGATTATTTTGCGACATCCGCCAGCCTCTCGCCGAACGCGCCGACGCTTCAGGCGCTTAAAACGCGGTTGCAAGGCCTCGATAGGCAGATCGATGACTTGAAGGCGCAATTGACCAGTTCATCGCCGGAAGGAAAGCCGATCTCGGCGGCACTCGTCAAATTCGAAGAATTGGAGCTGCGGAGGATCTTTTCTGAAAAGCTGTTCACGATGGCGCAGGATGCCCTGGAGCGCGCACGCATGAAAGCCGAACGGCAAAACATGTATGTGACAGCGTTCGTTCCGCCGGCCCTCCCGGAAGAACCCAAATATCCGGAGCGCCTGGCGCTCTCCTGTCTCATCCCGGCCGGACTCTTGATCCTTTGGGGGATTTTTGCGCTGATTGGTGCCGCCATAAACGATCATCGATATTGACCGCGAGCAAAGGCTTTTCAGCATGGATATGACGCTTCGCGTCAACCTTTCCACGACGCGATCGTATCGGCAAGGCCGGCGTCAAGACCGTAGCGCGGCAAGAACCCTACCTCCCGCGTCAGGCGCGTCGTATCGGCCTCCACAATAGCCGGCTCCGTTGCCGGGAGGATCCGTTCCCCAAAGCGGAGACATTCGGCATGGCCGATGAGCGCCGCGATCTTTTCCAGAATCGTGCGAACCGGAACGGCCATGCCGGAGCCTATATTGACAGGACCTTGCACGTCGCAATCGACGAGCGCCGCGAACGCGCCGGCAACATCATCGACATGAAGAAAGTCGCGCATCTGCTCCCCCGGGCTTGTCGGAAATGGGGTCGAGCGCAACAGAGCCTGAATCGCATCGCTGACAAGCCGTCCCGGCTTCTCTCCGGGCCCATAGAGATAAAAGATTCTGCCCCAGCCGACCGAAAGCCCTGTATTGACGCCATAGCCGACGAGCAGCCGGCACAAGGCATCTTTCGCCGTTCCGTAAAAGGTCGCAGGAATACAAGGCGTCTGCAGTTCAAAAAAGCGGGGCGAGCCCCACTGATATTCCGAGCAAGTGCCGGCAAAAACCGCGCGCTGGCCTCCAGCCATGACAAAGGCTTTCACAAGGTGGAGACTCGCGCCGACCCAATCGAGATTGACGGCTGCCGTCCAATACTGGCCCGGCGTGACATTCCACGCGAGATGCAGAAGGTGAGTGGCCTGGAGGTCTGCCATCACTTTACGCGTTGCATCTATGTCCAAAATATCAGCAAAGTGAAACGTGATACGATCATCATGAGGCCGCGTCCGGCCGATCGCATGAACTTCGTAGCCCTTCGCGAGCAAATGCGCTGTGGCACGTGTACCTATGAACCCGGCCGCGCCGGTCACGAGAACGCGTTTCATGGCTTCCAATCGGGAAATTGCAGATCGCGCTCGGAAATAACACTGATGGGCTCCGGCCAATCGATTTCGATGGCCGGGTCATTCCACCTGATGCCGCGCGCAGCCGCCGCGACAAATGGGATATCGATCATGTAAAGAACTTCGGTGGCATCCGCGAGAACTTGGAAGCCATGCGCCAAGCCGGCTGGGATATAGATCGCGCGCCGGTTCTGTGCCGAGAGCTCGATGCCGGCCGAATGCAAATAGGTCTCGGAACCTTGTCGCAGATCGACGATAACGTCGTGAATAGCGCCGGCGGTGCAACGCACGATCTTTGTTTCGGCATGCGGCTCAACCGAAAAATGCATGCCTCGTATCGTGCCGCGGCGGGCGTTGAAAGAGATGCTCGTCTGCGCAAAATGGTCGACAAGGCCTTGTCCCGCAAACTCCTCCGCGCAAAATGTCCGGGCGAAAAAGCCGCGATCATCCGTATACGGTTCGATTTTGATCACATAAGCGCCGGGGATTGCAAGAGGTTCGAAGCGCACATCCGCCGTCCTAATAGATCGAAAGGCTAGGAATGGCCGTGACAAATTGGCCGCCCCATTCACGAATCCCCTTCAACTGTTCCGCGATCTCGTCTTTCAGGTTCCATGGCAGGATCAAGACGTAATCGGGCTGTTGAGCCAGCATGTCTTCGGGCGAGATGACGGGAATGCGGCTTCCTGGCAGCAAACTCGTCTGCTTATGCGGCGAGCGATCGGCAACGCTCCTGACGAATTCTGGACCGATGCCGCAATAATTCAGAAAAGTGTTTCCTTTCGCCGCCGCACCATAAGCGCAAACCACCTTGTTTTCATCATGCGCTTTGATCAGGAACTCGAGCGTCCGGCATTTGATCGCGACCACATTTTTCGCGAAGGCACTATATCCCGCGAGATCGAATAGACCCGCTGCACGTTCCTCGGAGATGACCCTGTCGACGCCTGGCTCATGCCGATGCGAAGCACCCTCATGACAGGCGAACACGCGCAGCGACCCACCGTGTGTCGGCAATTCCTCGACATCGAAGACACGCAAACCTTTGCGTTTCATCATGCCGGCGACCGTGCCGAGCGAAAGATAAGAGAAATGCTCGTGGTAGATCGTGTCGAATTGATTATGTTCAATCAAACGAAGGAGATGCGGAAACTCGAATGTCGCAACACCTTCCGGTTTGAGAAGAACGTGAAACCCGCCGAGAAAATCGAGAATGTCCGGCACATGCGCGAGGACATTATTGGCTGCCATGAGATCGGCGGCATGTCCCGACTGGCGCAATAATTCCGCATTTGCCTCGCCAAAAAACATGACTTCTGTCGGGACGCCTTTGGCAATAGCGGCCGCTGCCACATTGCGCGCCGGTTCGATACCAAGCACCGGAACATCGCGCGCTACGAAATATTGCAGCAAATAGCCGTCATTGCTCGCCACCTCGACGACTTTATGCTCCGGCCCGAGGCCGAAGCGCGCTTTCATGGCAGCGACATAATCTTCTGCGTGGCGAAGCCAGCTCGTCGAGAATCCGGAGAAATAGGCATAATTGGAAAAGATGGCATCGGGGCTTTCAAATTCTTCGAGCTGGACGAGAAAACATGCGTCGCAAACATAGACGTGCAGGGGGTGGAAGATTTCGCCGCCATGAGCTTTTTCGGCCGGCACATATGAATTCGCCAGAGGCGAAAGGCCGAGATCGACGAAGGTATGCTTGAGCTCTGCGCCGCAGGCGCGGCATGTTCGCGACGTCAATGGATAAAGCTCCTCAGGGCCTCGTAACGATCGATCTGATCGGCGGTGATCGCAGCCGCCGCTTTGCCGTCGAGCTGGGCTCGATACCATTCGGCACTCCAGGCGAGCGCCTCGTCAAGCCGCAATCGGCTGCCCCAGCCAAGCCGGGCCCGCGCCTTCGAAGCATCCACTTTGAGGTGGGCCGCTTCATGCGGCTGCGGTCTTTCGGTCAAGATCCATGATGCACCGTCGCCCCAGGACAAAGCCAACTTGTCGACGATATAGGAAACCGATTGGCAATCCTCATCTGGCGGCCCGAAATTCCACGCCTCGGCGAAGCTCGCTCCATCTTCCGATGCAAGGCATTCCGCGAGGCGGATATAGCCGCTGAGAGGTTCCAATACATGTTGCCACGGCCGGATTGAATGAGGCCGCCTGATCTCGACCGGCCGGCTCTGCCCGAAAGACCGGATAATGTCTGGGATAAGACGGTCTTCGGACCAGTCGCCGCCGCCAATGACATTGCCGGCGCGCGCGCTCGCGATGTGGCAAATCCGTCCCGACGACGCAGCGAAGAAGGAGCTACGATAAGCACTTGTGACGAGTTCGGCACAGCCTTTCGAACTGCTGTAAGGGTCGTGGCCGCCCATGGGCTCTGATTCGCGATAGGCCCAGAGCCATTCCTTGTTGT
The Methyloferula stellata AR4 DNA segment above includes these coding regions:
- a CDS encoding NAD-dependent epimerase/dehydratase family protein, giving the protein MKRVLVTGAAGFIGTRATAHLLAKGYEVHAIGRTRPHDDRITFHFADILDIDATRKVMADLQATHLLHLAWNVTPGQYWTAAVNLDWVGASLHLVKAFVMAGGQRAVFAGTCSEYQWGSPRFFELQTPCIPATFYGTAKDALCRLLVGYGVNTGLSVGWGRIFYLYGPGEKPGRLVSDAIQALLRSTPFPTSPGEQMRDFLHVDDVAGAFAALVDCDVQGPVNIGSGMAVPVRTILEKIAALIGHAECLRFGERILPATEPAIVEADTTRLTREVGFLPRYGLDAGLADTIASWKG
- the rfbC gene encoding dTDP-4-dehydrorhamnose 3,5-epimerase, producing the protein MRFEPLAIPGAYVIKIEPYTDDRGFFARTFCAEEFAGQGLVDHFAQTSISFNARRGTIRGMHFSVEPHAETKIVRCTAGAIHDVIVDLRQGSETYLHSAGIELSAQNRRAIYIPAGLAHGFQVLADATEVLYMIDIPFVAAAARGIRWNDPAIEIDWPEPISVISERDLQFPDWKP
- the rfbG gene encoding CDP-glucose 4,6-dehydratase, with translation MVNPARAFWNGRKVLITGHTGFKGSWLTFWLKRLGAEVSGLSLAPHTEPSLFKLVFGEEAAPYIDIRDLNAVRAALASAKPQIIFHMAAQSLVHQSYRDPVETYATNVMGTVHLLETVRELDCVEAIVIVTSDKCYDNKEWLWAYRESEPMGGHDPYSSSKGCAELVTSAYRSSFFAASSGRICHIASARAGNVIGGGDWSEDRLIPDIIRSFGQSRPVEIRRPHSIRPWQHVLEPLSGYIRLAECLASEDGASFAEAWNFGPPDEDCQSVSYIVDKLALSWGDGASWILTERPQPHEAAHLKVDASKARARLGWGSRLRLDEALAWSAEWYRAQLDGKAAAAITADQIDRYEALRSFIH
- a CDS encoding class I SAM-dependent methyltransferase, translating into MTSRTCRACGAELKHTFVDLGLSPLANSYVPAEKAHGGEIFHPLHVYVCDACFLVQLEEFESPDAIFSNYAYFSGFSTSWLRHAEDYVAAMKARFGLGPEHKVVEVASNDGYLLQYFVARDVPVLGIEPARNVAAAAIAKGVPTEVMFFGEANAELLRQSGHAADLMAANNVLAHVPDILDFLGGFHVLLKPEGVATFEFPHLLRLIEHNQFDTIYHEHFSYLSLGTVAGMMKRKGLRVFDVEELPTHGGSLRVFACHEGASHRHEPGVDRVISEERAAGLFDLAGYSAFAKNVVAIKCRTLEFLIKAHDENKVVCAYGAAAKGNTFLNYCGIGPEFVRSVADRSPHKQTSLLPGSRIPVISPEDMLAQQPDYVLILPWNLKDEIAEQLKGIREWGGQFVTAIPSLSIY